AAATCCAGGATATCCGAAAAAAAAGTGCTCGTGAATCAACGTTTTACCCAATTGATCCACATGTACAAGCCCTCGTACCGTCTCCACCTTACTCACTTTTACTCATCCCCTTTACATACTAACTGGTTGGTATGTTCGTGGTAGTATGCATTAAATATAGTATAAGTAAAGAAAGGAAACAACGTTTATTTGAATAACCGAACAGCACAAAAAGGTTTTTGTGCTGTCAATCTTCCATATTGGCAAGTCTTTCGTAGACATCGTTCAAGTTGGAATATCCCTGCCCTTGAACGAGCCGCGCGCTTTCCACCCAAATTTCCGCTGCTGCTACCGCATCGTGCAGGGCATGGTGCCTCTGTTCATTCGTTATACCATAAACGTCACAACAGGCATCCAAACTAAGTTGGTGTTCCTCACTAAGGGTGAGTCTCGTCAGAAAAGAAGTATCGACGAGTCGATGCTGAAACTTCTTCTTTAATGCAAGCCACGTGGCATGCTGCATGAACTGTTTCTCATGGGATGCATGATGCGCTACGAGTACATCATCCTTAATATACGTATAAAACTCTCGAAGGACCTCTTGGAGAGACGGGGCGCCATGGATCATTTCTTCCGTAATTCCCGTAAGCTGCGTGATTTCATCCGATGGCGGAACCTCTGAGGAGACGAGGGAATAGAAGGTATCCTCCTTCACTACCTCTCCTCTTTTGACCTTTACGGCGCCGATGGACAGGATGCGGTCCCCGTTATATGGATGAAATCCGGTTGTTTCTAAGTCAAAAACTGTAATCGGAAGGTCATTAAACGGAAGAGAGAGCACATCCTTCTCTTTCATTTGACGCTCCAGATTCCTCATATAGGCCACACTCGTCGGATCCTTCTCATTCAAGGAAGAGAAACCGCTCCCCAATCTCCCGGAAAGATCCTTTACGAATTGAAAGAAGGGGTTCATACTTATCCTCCTCCCCTTATGTGGTGCCGCGTTTCTGACACCAACTGCTTCCCATGCTTCATCCATCGCTTTAACAACTGTTTTTCTTCTTTATCCAAAATAGAAGGAGAAATCAGATGTACGTTTTCATAATGATCCGCATCCCGACCCCATTGAATTCGGTATTCCAACAACTTCCGAAAGTCATCTTCATATTCGGAGAGGCTTGGGTAATACGATAACAGCGCACGGAATCTCTCCAGGGTGGAAGGTGGATAGATGCCTTCACATAGTGCCAGAATTCTCAAAGCGTTCACATAAGGAAAATAAACGGTTTCTTTCACGTTAATTTTTCCTTTTCCCTCCCCTGTCTGTTCCGTCAAAAGCTGACCAAATACTCCTGTCCCTTTTTTCATGAATTCCATATTTTCATACAAGCGTTTATAAAGGTGAGGGGCCTTTTGCAATTGTGAAAACGCATGGGCCTTTACCTCTCCCAACAGAACAGGATCCCCATGCAGCACCCTCGAATCAAAAAATATTGTAAAATGGCGCAGTGTCTGCCAATCTTCCGCTTCGAGCCAACTGCGAATTTGTTCCTTGAACCGAACTGTACTTTGACACCATAGCGGATTGGAAGCCATGACTTCTCCTTCACACCGATCATAACCAACAACTTCCAACCCACGGCTCACTTCTTCTCCAAGACGCAGGAAGTACCCCTGTAGATGGTCCTCTCCTGAAAAAAGAATGCCGTGATCCTGATCGCTCCAAACCGACTGCTCACCTCTGCCGGCACTACCCATTAAATAGAAAGCAAAAGGAGCAGGGGGATCACCCTGCTCTTTCGCTACCTGCCGCCTGGCCAGACGAAACGTCCTTGTAATCAAACGATCATGAAGTGCGTGCAGTTCCTTATGACCATAAAGAACAGACTGCAATCTCATCTCCCGATACTCTCTTAAAGCTTCATAAGTATCCAACATCGTATCCCTTCCCGATTCTTATTTAAGCACCCGTTTTCGGAGGTGTCAGGTTCTCTGGATATCCATATCCTCCATGCTCACTCAAGTCAAGACCCATAATTTCTTCCTCTTCCGTTACGCGCAAGCCTCCCATCGATTTATCCATGACCTTCAGGATAATATAGGAAACGATGAATGCATAAAGTCCACAGCTTACGACACCTAAAAGCTGGACTCCAAGTTGTTCAAACCCGCCGCCGTAAAACAACCCGGGGCGCCCGACGGTCGCCAATTCCGGAGTAGCGAAAAGACCGTTGGACAACGTCCCCCATACTCCGACCGTTCCGTGAACAGAAAGAGCAAAGATAGGATCGTCAATTCTACGTTTGTCAAAGAAACGCATACTGAAGAATACAAACGCACCGCCAATCAAACCGATAACGACAGCCGCCCATGGCTCAACAAAGGCACAGGAAGCCGTAATGGCGACCAACCCTGCCAATGCGCCGTTCAGCGTTGTCGGCACATCTGCTTTACCCGTGATCACCCACACCATCAGCATGGCTCCAACCGCACCTGCCCCAGCTGCAAGCTGCGTGTTCAAAGCAACATATCCGAAGAAAGCATCTGCCACCCCGAAGGTACTTCCCGCATTAAATCCGAACCATCCCACCCAAAGAAGCAGTACCCCAAGCGCCGTGAATACTTGGTTATGTCCCGCAATTTCATTGGATGATCCGTCCTTATTGTATTTGCCGATCCTCGGTTTAAGGATCATCGTAGCCGCAAGCGCGGCCATGGCACCTGTCAAATGGACGACTGTCGATCCTGCGAAATCCTGCTTTCCATGCTCGGCTAGCCATCCGCCGCCCCAGATCCAGTGAGCAATGACAGGATAGATGATAACGGAAAACAAAACAGCGAATATGACATAAGCGATCAACTTGGCACGCTCAGCGAACCCCCCAAAGGCAATAGTCATAGCAATGGCCGCAAAGGCGAGTTGGAACATGAAATCAACCGAACCGGCAAGCCCCTCGCCCATCGTTGTGGCATCACCGAAAAAGAAATCAGAAAATCCAATGATGGCATTGCCCTCACCGTAGATAAGACCGTAACCGACAGCCCAGAAAACTAAAGAAACAATCCCTACAGTGAAAACTGTTTTGCCAGCAATGTGTCCCGCGTTCTTCATTCTCGTTGAGCCTGCTTCCAGTAAAATGAATCCTCCCTGCATCAGTAATACGAGGATTGTACAAACGATGATCCATAAATTATTCATAAGAAACGTTGAATCCATCAGCCCATCTCCTAATGTTAGATTTTATTACATTGTATGTTAGTTAAGAGTTTAGCAAATACTGAAAATTTTCACAATACCTATGTTAACTTTTTTTACATGACCTTAAAAAAGAGACAATTTCGTTTTATTCTTAAAGAAAACGGACGATTACAGCACGATTTAGAGGATACGAGAAATAGGTCGTCGAGGTGCATAACCATCTCCTGTAAAGCTTCCCTACGTGATTTTGCCGTTTTCTAATCTTATGTTATGCTCTTAAATGTCGCTCAAATTTACGAAAAAATAAGTATGTCAGGCATCATGAATAGACACTGGTTTTCTTTATACCTAAACAGGGTATGAGGAAGTTTGAAGCGTCTGCTTACATACACGTATGAGGTGAAAGAAGTTTGAAAAATGTATCTAGTGTATTTTGGTATGGCATCGCCATCTGTGCGCTTGTCATCATTTGGGGGGCTGTCGGCCCTGAACATTTACAACATGTAACAGAATCAATAACTGCGTTTGTTTCCGATCGTTTCGGCTGGTATTATCTACTTCTCGTCGTTTTGATTTTAATTTTTTGTGTGTACCTTATTTTCTCGAGGTTCAATACGATTAAATTAGGAAAGGAATCAGACGAACCCGATTTCAATCTTCCGACATGGTTTGCTATGTTATTTAGCGCAGGGTTGGGAATGGGACTTGTGTTCTGGACGACCGCCGAACCCATTTCCCACGCATTCATCAACAGCCCGATTGCGGAAGAAGGAAGTGACGAAGCGATTAAGCAATCGCTTCAGTTTTCGTTTTTCCATTGGGGCATCCACGCCTGGGCGATTTACGCCTTGACTGCCCTCGTCCTTGCCTACTTCCGTTTTTACAAAGGTTACTCCGGCCTGATCAGCCCGACGCTCATTCCTCTCTTCGGTGAAGAACGAATGAACGGACCGCTCGGGAAGGCTGTGGATACGATGGCTGTTGTAGCTACTGTCGTAGGGGTCGCAGCCATACTAGGTTTCGGTTCTGCTCAAATCAACGAGGGACTCGCCTTTCTGTTCAACGTTCCGACCAACTTCACGGTACAGCTGATTATCCTTACTGTATCAACAGTCCTGTTCCTTGCGTCAGCATGGTCCGGTGTAAGTAAAGGAATCAAATATTTGAGTAATGCCAATATGGGACTCGGTTTCCTACTTATGATCATGCTGTTCATCGTTGGTCCGACCCTGTACATCCTGAATATGTTTACTTCTTCTATCGGGAGTTATATCGCAAATTTCGTAGATATGAGCTTCCGGATCGCTCCCCTTGATGAAGACGGCCGAAGCTGGATTAATGACTGGACTCTCTTCTATTGGGCATGGTGGATCTCCTGGGCACCATTCGTCGGTATATTCATTGCCCGTATATCTAAAGGAAGAACCGTTAAAGAATTCATGCTTGGGGTTCTACTCGTCCCATCATTGATCTGCTTCATTTTCTTCACCGTGTTCGGTGTTTCTGCATTGAACCTGGAGCAGTTGGGCATAGAGAAAATCTCACAATTCCCAGTTGAAACGGCGACGTTTGCAACGTTACAGCATTATCATCTCGGTACAGTTATGTCATTCCTTACACTGTTTGTCATAGCAATATTCTTCATTACATCCGCCGATTCAGCGACATTTGTCCTGGGGATGCTTTCTACAGGGGGATCCATGAACCCTCCGGGATTCGTCAAAATCCTTTGGGGTGTTTCGCTGTCAGCGATGGCAGCCATCATCGTGTATTTCGGCGGAACACAGGGGCTGCAAAACGTCCTGATCGTCGCTGCTTTTCCATTCTCCATTATTCTTATGTTAATGGGCGTATCTTTCTATAAAGCAATAAACGCTGAAGTAAAAAGAAAGAAACGAAAGAGAAAACGCACCCATAAAAAAGAGCTGTCCTAATAAGGACAGCTCCTTTTTTTCAGTATTCTACTCTCCTAAACAAGGCTTGGAGAGGCGGTTTGTTTCCTGCGGTACATAGAACCCTTCTACTTTAAACCCTTTCCGTTCCAGGAAACGCACGGCCAGGTTCCTCTCCACCTTATCCGCGCAGATCAACACAACGCGGGTCGACGAAATATTCGGGTAATACCTTCGCAGATACGCAAGCGGGAGAAGCAGCGTGCCGTCGCACGCCTCCTTGGAGGACACTTGGTAATCCCTCGTATCCACGACGATGACTCCCTTTTCAAGTGAGGAAGAGGGGTGCCTGTTGAAATCCTTCAAGCCAAACACAGGTAAATAGCGCTTGGAAAACAGGATTAGGATCAATAATGGAATAATGACAGCTAATATCATACAATCACGCCTTTCCATCCACACACTATATACCCAATAGGGTAATGAAGTCAAAGAATAGACACTCCCATGATCCATCTATTCAAATGAAGTCTGCAAAAGACGAAAAGAGTACCAGCTTTATGCTGGTACTCTTCTTCCATTCATCTGTTCCCGTCTTCGAATTTTTCTTTATAAGCTGCGAGCGCTTGTGATATCGTCTCTACAATAGACGTATCATTATGAAATGCCAGACGTCTGTACTCTTGAAAATCTTCCGGATAAATACGGACAGATTTATATTGCTGCTTTTTCTTCCCCATCGCCTGACTCATTTCATCAGTGGACTTTTCTTCCTTATCCGGCATTTCCTATCCCCATCCTTTGTTACGTATCCCCTGTATCTATCTCTCCCTGAACATTATACATTATTTGTAATAAATGTTAAGTAAATATGGATGAAGGGTTACTTATTGTCTTTCGTTTTATTCTCAAAATCAAATTTTATCTTGTTCTTTTCATCCAGAAGCAGCGCTGCATTAAATTTTTTCTTCCCTTTGAAACCCTTCAGAACTCTCGTCTTCCGTTTCTCGCAGAGCGTTTTAATCATATGCTTTGTAAGCGTCTTTCCGGCGATCCGCTTGGGAAAAGAAAGCTTACATCCCTCTTTGTAGGCGGAGCATCCGTAGAACCGTCCTCGATCCATCACGCCTCCCTGCTTACAGGCTGGACATTGCGCGATGGCTTCCCCCGTTCTTGTTTGAGCAGCTGCGCGTACTTTCACTTTTTCTACTTGACCCGGCGTTTCTTCTATAAGCTTATGAATGAATTGTCCCGTCTGCTTAAGAAATGAGTCACTGGAACCTTGTCCGTTCCCGATTTTCTTCAAATACGTCTCCCACTTCGCCGTCATGGCCGGACTCGACAATAATGTACCGTCGATCGCTTCGCAGAGCATACGGCCTTTCTCTGTAATGCTGACGATGTTCTTCTTCACTTCGATGTACTTCTGTACTTTAATTGTCTCGATGATCCCTGAACGGGTGGCCTCTGTTCCTAGCCCTTCCACCTCTTTCAAAATCTCATGATCCGCTTCATCCTCGATATACTTTCCGCACGTCTTCATCATGTTGATCAGCTGCCCCTCGGTGTACGGCTTCGGCGGCTTCGTCATTCCTTCTTTAATATGTACAACAGCTTCCACGCCTTCATCCGGCTTTACAGGCGGGAGGATGTCCTCGTCGTTTGTTTTCTTCCCAGTCGGAAACAATTCCTTCCAGCCCTTCTGTACTTCTACTCTCCCAACGGAGGTGAACAGCAGTTCCTGAACTTCCGTCTTAATCGTTGTCTCTTCATAAATATAATCCTCATGAAACATGGCGAGTGTCGTCAGGACTACTTCTTTGTATAAGTTTGTCTCATCGCGTGTGAGGCGTTCTATAGCAGACGCAGTCGGCACCTTCTTCGTGGGGACGATAGCATAGTGCTCCTGTACTTTTCCATCATCGACGTACCGCTTCTTTGGATAGGTAGAGGACGGTTGGAACGTCACTCCCATCGACTGCTGATACCCTTCCAGATTATTGCGCAGGTAACTGAACTCACTTTTTGTTATGTGCTGGCTGTCGGTTCTCGGGTAGGAGACCAGCTTCTTCTCATACAGCTTCTGCACGGTCTTCAACACATGGGAAGGGCTGTACTTCCATTTTCGGTTCGCCGTACTCTGCAGGGTCGATAAGGAATGAAGCTTCGGAGATTTAATATGTTTTCGTTTTTTCTCCACCGTCTGCACGCTTCCTGCTGCCCGGGCACCTTCCTCGATGTTATGTTTTATTAACAGCTCCTCCACGACATCTTTCTTATCTGCTTTAACCTCAGCCATCCCTTTATAAGTCCCCTGCCGGGATGTAAAGGTCCCTTCGAGCTGATAAAAGGGGGTAGAAACGAATTGCTCTATCTCCATCTGCCTTTGGTAGATCATATAAACGGTCGGGGACTGCACCCTTCCGATCGAGAGACTTCCGGCAAAACCTTTTTGCTGCATTAAAAGAGAAAACAACCGGCTCGCATTAATGCCGACGATCCAGTCGCTGATCTGCCTTGCCTTGGCTTCCTGGAACATTAACAGATCCCGTTCGTTCGACTGGAGGTTTTGGAATCCTTTCCTGACTTCATCTTTCTCCAGGGAATTGATCCACAAACGCTTAATTGGTTTATGACGTACCCCTGTGAGACGGAGTATACTGTAAAAAATATTCGATCCTTCCCGATCGACGTCCGCAGCATTAATAATCATGTCCGCCGCCTGGAACCAGCTCTTCACCGCCCGGAATTGAGCGCTTTTTCCTGCCTGTACCTTTTCACGGAAATTATCAGGAATGATCGGCAGTTCGTCCAATTTCCACGTTTTCCATTCTTTCTTATAATCGTGGGGTTCCTTTAATTCTGCAAGATGACCAATCCCCCAAGTGATAACAGCCCCTTCCGGAAAAATGGGGTCCGGTTTTATGACAATATGGGTTTTCGTTTTTTCTTTCACTTGAAAGGCGTCTGCATATGCCTTCGCCTGGGAAGGCTTTTCCGCCAATATAACTACCGTGTTCATGAATGTTGTTTCCTCTCCTCTTAGCTGATTGGTCCACTCTGCTTTAAGTATAAAACTTCTTCCTGTATAAAACAAAAACCCCGCGGAACGGGGTAGGGAAAGCACCAGTTAATAAAACGCGTGGAAGGCCATGGTTTCATTTGTGGAAGGAGGCTTCTCCCCGCTCTCTTCCGACTGTGCAGAAGCAGCCAAGGTAAACACCCTTGGATATTCCATGACTACTCCACTTTCATCGACAAAAATCTTTGTTTCATATTCTCTGCATTTATACTGGAAAACCCGTTCTCCGCCGTCAACGCCTAAATACGTGTAGGTCTGGAGTACAGGCGCAGCCTCTTCTTTCCACACGTCGATATATACCATCTTAAACGTCCGCTTCTGCCCGATCTCCCACGACACCCGGTTGATCGGAAACATGTTGGATAAAGGGGTGATGGACAGATCCACATTCGTAGCTCCATCCATATTCTCGTCATAGCACCCATTCACATACCATTTATCTTCCTTCTCCGTCTGGACGACAAACGGCTCCTCCCTGTCCTCCTTATATATTTTCACCTTCTTCGTCTTCCAGTCGGATCCGAGCTTGATCGAATATCTGATTCGTACAGGACGCTCTTCACGGACCAGCAGGACCGTCCCTTCCGCCTGCATGTAATCTTTCTGATGCTTGATCGTCACAAATTCTGCTCCCTGGTCTTCAAAATTAGTCCACAACAGCTTTTGTTCCATCCTATCCCTCCTTCGATTTTTCAGCTTTCATCCAACGCTTCACTTATTCCTTCCCCTGCGAAGAAAACAAAGGAATAAATGGGACATAACCTCCTCTGCCCTTTTCATATCCTTGGATAAACGGATAAGAAAACGCCTGTTCCTTATTCTTTGACATTCGTCATCGAGTGCAAAATAACCTTCCTTTTTTTACATGAAAAGGAAGGTTTCGCGGATACTATATAGTATAAAAAAACGGCAAGGTAAGAGAGGAGACGACAGGCATGCTGGACGGCGGTCGCTGGTTGAAGAAACAATTGAAGCAAACGCTGAAAGCGAAGGGCGTCAGTCACCCCTTATCGATGAAGGATAAAGAGATCATCGAAGCCATCCGGAAAGAGACGGTAACGGCGAACCGGAACAACTGCACCAGAACTGCAGCATATTTCCAATATTATCGAAACAACCCGGAAATGCACTGGTCCCTGCTCGCTCACCTTGTTTCCAGAAATGCAGGGTGGAACATGACGGACCTTAAGGGGGAATATCTCCCTGTATTATTATCAGGAAAAGAACAAGTCGATTTCTTCGTGTTTTTGGAGCGGGGAAACTGGCTTATTTTTCAGGATGCTTATCCGCAATTGCTGTTGTATCAATACAGCAGGCAGATCGGCAGACCTCTCTTCCACCTGCTCGCTCCCCTCGGAATTTCTGCGTTCATGCTTCCTTTTTGGGAGAAGTTCTGGGACGATGGGAACAGTGAAAGAATCACCAAAGCCCTGATCGTTAACGAGCAGATGTATATTGAGGAACGTGTCGTCCAGAATCATCAATATATGCAGACCGTGACGGACAAAGTCATGTTTAAGCTGCAGGACATTCTTGACTTTAATCACATCCTATTCCCTTACGAGACTCCGAACCAGAAGAAAACAAAGCTGATTGGAGGAACGGTTCATCACTTCTCTGCCGTCGATGCGCGTGTCTTCTTCGGCAAGTCTTTATACCATACTCTTTTCTCTGTAAAGTCACGATTGGAGCAGATTACAGCGTGGTCAGAAGCACATGTGCATTCCGGATCACGAAGCGATTACTGGCCGGACTTGTTCAGCCTTGTAAAGGAAACACCACCAGGGAAGGTTCATGAGCTGTTAGAAAGTCCATGCAGAAGAAAGCATAAGGGTCCTAAAATATACAGCCCTCCACTTGAGCAGGCATGGGAAGACTGGACACATCAGGAAGCAGAGCCTGGAGACTGGTTCCGAAATTTAACCACCCTTCGCTGGATGAAAGCGAAAACAAAAGAGTTGGACGAGGACATCGAGTCCAGCTATTGTCGAACGATTGAAGAGGTGGAGATGGCTGTCACTGCCAAAAACACCTTTAAGAGGGAGGAAGAAGCCTGATTTGCTTCCCGCCCCCTCCCTCACTTATACTCTCCACTCCCACTCCATACATCAATCCTGTTACCGTCCAAATCGAAGAAGATAAAATTTCTGCCCGGGTGCCCCCTGTCTTCCAACTCCCCAACCGAAACGCCCGCGGCGATTAAACGGGTTCGAAATTCCTCCAACTCTGTGACCCCATCCACTTCCAGCGTAAGAGACGGACGCACAACTCCTTCCGCGTCAATAAAATCAGACGTCTGCCCCGATGGAGAACGTACAAGAAAGAAGCTCAAATTGGCAAAGTCGAAGATCGCTTTATCTCTATCCACAAAATGACTGCGGATGCCCACCTTCTCTTCATACCACTCCTTCGCTCTCTTCACATCACAAACTGGTAAATAAATGGTTCCCACTCGCATCCTGCCCTTCAAAAAATCACCCTCCTCTTCTATACAACCTTAACGAAGCGCTCGGCACCTAAAGCCTAACATTCACTGCCCTTGTCGCCATCATCGTCTTGATGTAAGAATCGACCAGCCTCCCGTCCCCGAAGTTGTCTTCATACATATCCGTGATTACGAAGCCGGCATCCATCTGTCCCTGGAGCTGGTCCTCCAGCGTATGGCCGAATTCGAGCGCTTCGCCTTCTCGTACTTCTTCCTCCAGCGGAGAATATGGAATCTTATGTACCACTTCCAACTTGCCTGCCGCTTCTTTTTCCTCATCGAACAGATATAGCACTGGATTCATAAACCCGGAGATAAGCACCCCTTTTTCTTTCAGTACGCGGGAGGCTTCCCCCCAAACGGGACGAATGTCAGGAATAAATACATTAGACACGGGATGGATGATCAAATCGAACGTTTCATCACGGAAACAGGACAGATTTGTCATATCCCCTTTCACTGTTTGCAAAGAGAGCGATTCGGCTTTTGCAACTTTACGATCCTGCTCCAGCTGCTTCTCCGACAGATCGAAAACCGTGACGTCTGCTCCTGCGGCTGCAAGTACCGGGCCCTGCTGCCCTCCCCCTGAAGCTAAACAAAGAACCTTCCGCCCCTCCATGGAAGGTGGGAACCAGTTTCTCGGTATTTGCTTATCTGCCGTTACCCCGATCGACCAGACGCCTGCCTTCGCTTCTTCCACAGTAAGAGAGGAAACCGATGCTGTGTAGCGGACTCCTTCCTCAACCTTCTTGTCCCATGCTTTGCTGTTATGTTCTGTTACATGCTCCACGTTCTTCCCCCTCTTCCTCATTTGTATGTAAGAATGACATCGATACACGCTTTCCAGACAATCCGTCAAGCTCTCTAAGCAGCGTTTCCCTATCCTCTTTTTTCATATTCTCTAAATATATTTCTTCTTCTTCTCTGTCTTTTCCTGTTTGTAGCACGAGAATTTCTCCGTCAACCAGCTGCATCCTTGTAATCTCTTCAAAGGGAACAGAGATATTCCTGTCGATCCAATTAGCCCGGATCTTCAAGTGGTCTTTCCCAAGGGAGACATATACCCGTTCCGGCATCTTTCTGTAGTAAATGAATTTAGCGATTCCCAGCACAAAAAGAAATCCACTCGCAAGCATATAGAATGGTTCCACCCTGTCGTGTACGTATAATGAAAAAACTACGGTCAGCATGACGCCACCGATTTCCAAAAAAGACTGGTTCGATTTCTTGATCCAGGTTTCTCTGTTACTGTAAAGAAAACGCATCGCACGCATCCCCCTTTTCTTTTCTATACGGGTGACGGCTGATCATCGTTTCAATTATCCGAATTGTCTCCTAATTTAAATCAAAAAAACCCCCGGAGTTCTACTCCGAGGGCTGTCCCTATTATAAAAATATAAAATAAAGCAGAAACAGAAAAGCGAGAACGTACATAATCGGATGGACTTGTCTCCAATTTCTGTTCGCAATCATAGCAAACGGGTAAAGAATAAACCCGAGCGCAATCCCTGTCGCCACACTGGACGTGAGCGGCATCATAATGATCGTCACGAAGGCAGGGACAAAGATTTCAAATCGATCCCAGTTGATTTCCTTCACTTCTGTCGCCATCAATGCCCCGACAATGATGAGAGCCGGAGCTGTGACTTCCGGCGTGATGACGCCGAGAAGCGGGGAAAAGAATAAAGCAATGAAGAAACAGACGGATATGACGACACTGGTGAAACCGGTCCGTCCACCGACTGCAACGCCTGCTGATGACTCGACGAAGGACGCCGTCGTGGAAGTACCGAAGACCGCTCCCGCAACACCAGAAGTGGAGTCGGCGAGAAGCGCACGACCGGCATTGGGAATTTGGTTATCCTTCATAATTCCCGCCTGGCTCGCCACGGCAATAAGGGCACCAGCGGTATCAAAGAACGCCACGAACAGGAACGTGAAGATGACAGCAAGAATTTCAGGCGTCCAAATATTCCCGAGGTTTTCAAACGCGACACCGAACGTAGGCTCAAGACTGGGCACCTGTCCGACAATTGAATCCGGAACAGCAACCAGTCCCGCAAGCATCCCGACGATACTCGTGATGACGATCCCGTAGAAGATGCCTCCACGCACACCACGGACCATCAGCATGAGCGTAATGATGAACCCGAAGGCAGCAAGGGCTGTTGTAGGTGTTGTGAACTGACCGATCGAAACAATCGTCGATTCCGCCCCGACGATGATGCCGGCGTTCTTCAAACCTATAAATGCGATGAAGAAGCCGATTCCTCCGGCAATAGCATGCTTTAAATCCTTGGGAATAACGTTTATAATTTTCTCACGGATCTTAAAAAGACTCAAAATAACGAAAATGACACTGGCTACGAATACCCCTGTCAATGCGATTTCCCAGTCAATCCCCATTCCGATAACAACAGAAAAAGTAAAGAAAGAGTTCAACCCCATACTCGGAGCGATTCCTACCGGGAAATTCGCCAGCAGTCCGAT
This sequence is a window from Bacillus sp. SB49. Protein-coding genes within it:
- a CDS encoding DUF2515 family protein — translated: MLDGGRWLKKQLKQTLKAKGVSHPLSMKDKEIIEAIRKETVTANRNNCTRTAAYFQYYRNNPEMHWSLLAHLVSRNAGWNMTDLKGEYLPVLLSGKEQVDFFVFLERGNWLIFQDAYPQLLLYQYSRQIGRPLFHLLAPLGISAFMLPFWEKFWDDGNSERITKALIVNEQMYIEERVVQNHQYMQTVTDKVMFKLQDILDFNHILFPYETPNQKKTKLIGGTVHHFSAVDARVFFGKSLYHTLFSVKSRLEQITAWSEAHVHSGSRSDYWPDLFSLVKETPPGKVHELLESPCRRKHKGPKIYSPPLEQAWEDWTHQEAEPGDWFRNLTTLRWMKAKTKELDEDIESSYCRTIEEVEMAVTAKNTFKREEEA
- a CDS encoding VOC family protein, which produces MKGRMRVGTIYLPVCDVKRAKEWYEEKVGIRSHFVDRDKAIFDFANLSFFLVRSPSGQTSDFIDAEGVVRPSLTLEVDGVTELEEFRTRLIAAGVSVGELEDRGHPGRNFIFFDLDGNRIDVWSGSGEYK
- a CDS encoding class I SAM-dependent methyltransferase, which produces MRKRGKNVEHVTEHNSKAWDKKVEEGVRYTASVSSLTVEEAKAGVWSIGVTADKQIPRNWFPPSMEGRKVLCLASGGGQQGPVLAAAGADVTVFDLSEKQLEQDRKVAKAESLSLQTVKGDMTNLSCFRDETFDLIIHPVSNVFIPDIRPVWGEASRVLKEKGVLISGFMNPVLYLFDEEKEAAGKLEVVHKIPYSPLEEEVREGEALEFGHTLEDQLQGQMDAGFVITDMYEDNFGDGRLVDSYIKTMMATRAVNVRL
- a CDS encoding NCS2 family permease codes for the protein MRNFFQFQDRGTNYRKETMAGITTFLSMAYILVVNPTILSQAGMDKGALFTATALSAIVGSLLIGLLANFPVGIAPSMGLNSFFTFSVVIGMGIDWEIALTGVFVASVIFVILSLFKIREKIINVIPKDLKHAIAGGIGFFIAFIGLKNAGIIVGAESTIVSIGQFTTPTTALAAFGFIITLMLMVRGVRGGIFYGIVITSIVGMLAGLVAVPDSIVGQVPSLEPTFGVAFENLGNIWTPEILAVIFTFLFVAFFDTAGALIAVASQAGIMKDNQIPNAGRALLADSTSGVAGAVFGTSTTASFVESSAGVAVGGRTGFTSVVISVCFFIALFFSPLLGVITPEVTAPALIIVGALMATEVKEINWDRFEIFVPAFVTIIMMPLTSSVATGIALGFILYPFAMIANRNWRQVHPIMYVLAFLFLLYFIFL